The following are encoded together in the Triticum dicoccoides isolate Atlit2015 ecotype Zavitan chromosome 6B, WEW_v2.0, whole genome shotgun sequence genome:
- the LOC119320410 gene encoding protein INAPERTURATE POLLEN 1 homolog — MPRPPPPGRGAPGARRPMRDFFAAWLATLRSPLLPLLRRALSSSPGAWNDPLSSAPAAVEAHFEAHWSALDSAARQDPAQVICAGDWRSPLELPFLWLGDFHPSLLTSLLRSLSPSPRLLASADRVDRRIRAAVPVLSDRLRHAQEVFTSAEVAGGADLEAFLEELKAVALEANRLRRGVLSDLVAAAGGHQAALFLEALSRFVLSMHDPEVLRRFDHCRPSPGIFGKHEAR, encoded by the exons ATGCCGAGGCCTCCTCCGCCCGGCCGAGGGGCTCCGGGCGCCAGGCGGCCGATGCGGGACTTCTTCGCCGCCTGGCTCGCCACCCTCCGCTCGCCGCTCCTCCCGTTGCTCCGCCGCGCGCTCTCCTCCTCCCCCGGCGCCTGGAACGACCCATTATCATCGGCCCCCGCCGCAGTCGAGGCCCACTTCGAGGCGCACTGGTCCGCCCTCGACTCGGCCGCCCGCCAGGACCCCGCCCAGGTCATCTGCGCCGGAGATTGGCGGTCGCCCCTGGAGCTCCCCTTCCTCTGGCTCGGCGACTTCCACCCCTCCCTCCTCACCTCCCTTCTCCGATCGCTGTCGCCTTCGCCGCGACTCCTCGCCTCCGCCGACCGCGTCGACCGCCGAATCCGCGCCGCCGTCCCCGTCCTCTCCGACCGCCTCCGCCACGCCCAGGAGGTCTTCACCTCCGCGGAGGTGGCTGGCGGGGCCGACCTGGAGGCGTTCTTGGAGGAGCTCAAGGCCGTCGCCCTCGAGGCTAATCGGCTCCGTCGGGGCGTCCTTTCGGATCTCGTTGCTGCCGCCGGTGGGCACCAGGCGGCGCTCTTCCTCGAAGCTCTGTCGCGCTTCGTGCTCTCCATGCACGACCCGGAGGTGCTCCGCCGCTTCGACCATTGTCGCCCCTCGCCTG GCATCTTTGGGAAACACGAGGCGCGGTAG